The sequence below is a genomic window from Lolium perenne isolate Kyuss_39 chromosome 7, Kyuss_2.0, whole genome shotgun sequence.
agacggtagcaacgaggggtttatcgagtctcacccttgaagagattccaaagcctacaagaggaggctcttgttgctgcggtagacattcacttgccgcttgcaaaagcgcgtagaagatcttgatcacgatcggttccggcgccacgaacgggcagcacctccgtactcggtcacacgttcggttgttgatgaagacgacgtccacctccccgttccagcgggcagcggaagtagtagctcctcttgaatccgacagcacgacggcgtggtgtcggtggtggtggagaagtccggcggagcttcgctaagcgtgcgggaagtggaggagcggggcggctagggtttggggagaggggggcgccggccactatggggtgcggccaccttggtggtgtttgaggtggccggccccctcccccttggccctcattatataggtggaaccccaagagttggtctccaagtcttcgaataagacctgaaccaaaaaccttccatatggaggggaaacctagccaagctaggactcccactagaggtgggagttccacctcccatatgggggggtggccggccccctaagggggagtccacttgggactcctcccccactagggttggccggccatggaggtggagtcccatgtggactccaccttccttggtagtttcttccggacttttctagaaccttctagaaccttccatagaaccttccgcgacattttaattcacataaaatgacatcctatatatgaatcttattctccggaccattccggaactcctcgtgatgtccgggatctcatcagggactccgaacaaatattcgaactccattccatattcaagttctaccatttcaacatccaactttaagtgtgtcaccctacggttcgtgaactatgcagacatggttgagtactcactccgaccaataaccaatagcgggatctggagatccataatggctctcacatattcaacgatgactttagtgatcgaatgaaccattcacatacaataccaattccctttgtcacgcgatattttacttgtccgaggtttgatcttcggtatcactctataccttattcaacctcgtctcctgacaagtactctttactcgtaccgtggtatgtggtctcttatgaactcattcatatgcttgcaagacattagatgacattccaccgagagggcccagagtatatctatccgtcatcgggatggacaaatcccactgttgatccatatgcctcaactcatactttccggatacttaatcccacctttatagccacccatttacgcagtggtgtttggtgtaatcaaagtacctttccagtataagtgatttacatgatctcatggtcataaggactaggtaactatgtatcgaaagcttatagcaaataacttaatgacgagatcttatgctacgcttaaatgggtgtgtccattacatcattcatataatgatataaccttgttattaataacatccaatgttcatgattatgaaactaatcatccattaatcaacaagctagtttaagaggcatactagggacttcttgttgtctacatatcacacatgtactaatgtttcggttaatacaattatagcatgatatataaacatttatcataaacataaagatataaataataaccactttattattgcctctagggcatatctccttcagggcgcgcctggctccttggccgcgccgcccacacgtgtggggccaccagggctcccctctggtgcctctcgggtgttctggaagcttcgtggaattataagatgctgggcgttgatttcgtccaattccgagaatatttccttactaggatttctaaaaccaaaaacagcagaaaacaggaactggcacttcggcatctcatcaataggttagttccggaaaatgcataaaatcatcataaagtgtgaacaaaacatgtaggtattgtcataaaacaagcatggaacatcagaaattatagatacgttggagacgtatcagcatccccaagcttagttcctactcgtcctcgagtaggtaaacgataaaagaataatttctgaagtgacatgctaccaacataatcttgatcatactattgtaaagcatatgagatgaatgcatcgattcaaagcaatggtaaagacaatgattaaacaactgaatcatatagcaaagacttttcatgaatagtactttcaagacaagcatcaataagtcttgcataagagttaactcataaatcaataaattcatagtaaaggcattgaagcaacacaaaggaagattaagtttcggcggctgctttcaacttgtaacatgtatatctcatggatattgtcaacataaagtaatatgatgaatgcaaatatgcaagtatgtaagaatcaatgcacagttcacacaagtgtttgcttctaaggtggaaggaaataggtaaaccgactcaacataaaagtaaaagaaaggcccttcgaagagggaagcatggattgctatatttgtgctagagcttttattttgaaaacaagaaacaattttgtcaacggtagtaataaagcatatgtattatgtataagatatcctacaagttgctagcctcatgcatagtataccaatagtgcccgcaccttgtcctaattagctcggattacctggattatcactgcaatacatatgttttaaccaagtatcacaaaggggtacatctatgctgcctgtacaaaggtctaaggagaaagctcgcattggatttctcgcttttgattattctcaacttagacatccataccgggacaacatagacaacagataatggactcctctttaatgcataagcattcaacaacagataatattctcataagagattgaggattgttgtcctaactgaaacttccaccatggatcatggctttagttagcggcccaatgttcttctctaacaatatgcatgctcaaaccattcaactcatggtaaatcgcccttacttcagacaagacgaacatgcatagcaactcacatgatattcaacaaagggtagttgatggcgtccccaggaacatggttatcgcacaacaagcaacttaataagaaataagatacataagtacatattcaataccacaaaagtttttaggctatttgtcccatgcgcATGTTTAAGCCCTAAATTtactcctttgttgtagtgccgaccattgatcacatagttcaccgggggagcatgaccctcaacaagcttggaaaagatcggggagcagtttaggacgttgatgtcattgttggatccaggcataccaaagaaagagtgccaaatccagagatcatgggtagccactgcttcaagtatcacagtgcagccgttTTTGTGactcttgtacattccctgccacgcaaacggacagttcttccatttccaatgcatgcagtcaatgcttccaagcatccctggaaaacccctagcttcatttgttgcaaggatcctctgagtgtcttcgacagtgggtgatctcaagtaaaagtccccgaacgctgctatgacggccctgcagaaccggtagaaacaatcaagggcggtggactccgccatccgaagatagtcatctgcaccatcaccgggagctccatacgccagcatcctcatagccactgtgcacttctgcagtgacgaaaatccaaccaagccagtgcaatccgctttgcatctgaagtaggggtcaaagtctcagatggcatacacaatttgcagaaatagctttctgctcatcctgaaatgacgcctgaaaacagtctcaccgtgcaatggattgtcggcgaagtagtcggcgtacaacatgcagtagccctccattcgctgtctcggcttgcacttccggcgacctggtgccgacccaccacatcGACCAGTTGCCACCCCGGCGTACAGGCTTGATAAGCAACCGAGGATGagcatgtgctcctcgtcttggaccgcggctgccatctcttctcgcataagctcgatgaacatctgctcctcctcttcgtccgagtccatggccggcgaggcaaatggacgaacacctgaagggcgtggtcgaggcaacctgaGCCGCAAACGGCGAGGAGTAGTCCATCGTCGGAAAACAGACCGGCAaaggagcagccagataggccgtcgtcgaaagacggcggaatataggcaggtggggaaggagggacggcggaatctgggcaacaagccggcggggtggtgccgccaGCGAGAGAGACAcggggggtgggggagattttgagcgaggtggcggtggggCTCGTGTGTCGAGTCGCCGACAGATCGGATCCTTCCCTGCTtttcgcttttcactcgtccggactccccgatagAACCCGGGGGACCGGGGTTGGATGGATTTAGGCCCGAATCCGGAtgaaatcgaggaaccggggaCCGGAGGACACGACTGGACCGAATTACGCTGTCCGGATGGGAAAATCTTCGCTCGAGGGCCTTCGTCGTgtagacgagtggggatgctcttattaTAGCGTGTGTggctgctggagatgctctagtAAAACTGATCTCATTCTCATTGTTACAAGTAGAACCTCAAAGCAATTCAGACTTTCTGACATCTACAAAACGGAACCATCGATCTTCCTTCATCCATACAActgccccggttacggacaacctATCTCGTATCCTAACCATCTGATCGACGAGAAAAATAATCGTCCATGCACAGACTTGGCCAAAATTCTCGGTTCTTTGATCAGAAACACAGCTGTATCACTGAACCCGTGATCTGAGACGTGTCGATCATGGTGGTCACCCTGAGATGGTCTGCAGCAGGATCTGGTTGAAGGTGTCGATCGGGCCGGGCATGCACCAGTGCACGCAGTCGTTCTGCACCCGGGCGTCCATGCCGCCGGCGAACGGGTCGTTGCGCATGTACGGGCCGGGGTGGCCGTCGGGCCGCAGGTTCGCCAGCTTCGTCACGTCCAGCGCCGCGAACCGCAGAGCGCCGGCGCTGGACGCGGCCGCGGCCACCGCCTCCACGACGGTCTTCCTCATCTCCATCTCCGTGTAGCCCAGCTCCTTCTCGCCGTCCTTGTACGGCTCTTTCTTGGGGCAGGCGCCGGCCTTGTCCCAGTCCCCCTCGAAGTGCGCCGGCGAGAACGTGGTGAACGCGACCACCTTCCTGTCGTTGCCGTGCCGCCGGGCCACCTCGGCGAGCGTCCGGTGCACGATCTCCTTGAACACGCCGAAGAAGGCCGTCTCGGTGCGGTTCAGGTCCGCGCAGTCGTGGCAGCCCACGACCTCGCCGCCGTCGTGGTAGATGCCGGGGATCAGGAACCAGTGCCCCACGGACAGGACGACGGCGTCCAGCGCGCCCAGCTGCGACATCCACCGCTCATCGAACGCGTCGAGGAAGACGTTGTTGTGGCGCACGCCGGCGCGCTCCGCCTTCTCGGCGACCTTGACCAGGAGCGGCGACCAGAAGATGGACACGGTGGCGTTGTGGTCGCGGAAGACCCACCGCCGGAACTTGTTCTCCTCGCCGTCCCGGTACACGAGGTCCGGGCGGGAGCGGGAGGCGAGGAGGCAGAGCAGCGACTCGCCCTGGTTGCGCGCCAGGGAGTCGCCCACGAAGGCCAGGTGCCTGTTGCGGAGCCAGCGCAGGAACGCCTCCGGGGAGAAGGCCGGGAGGTCGCACCCCCGCGGCCGCCACCGCCAGTGGAGGTACCCGGTGTCCGGCCGGCCGTGCGCCATGCAGTTCTGGCCGTCCTTGATCGTGCCGCAGCTCGTCCCGTTGTAGAgcggcgcccgcgcgtccggcacCCACTCGCCCTCGGAGTAGtcgcacggcggcggcgacgcggttGCCGACACTTCTCCGGCTGTTCGGGGCAACAGAGCAATGCAAGATTTAGTTTCTTGCCTAAACAGTCTACCAGGAATTGCACAGATGGGTAAATATTTCCGGAAGAAACACCAGAAACCACATGCCAGATATGAGATGGTCACTATTTATTGAGCTGAGGAGCGCTTTATGCTTTGCTTGGCGGAAAATACTTGTAAAAAATGGCAAGAAAAAATAGAAATCACGACTCAACCAAAATGGAATCCACTCATGGCAAAACTCAATCGGCTAGCTAAATCGCCCAGACAGAAATTTGTCCGCCACATTGCAGCACCAGCTATGTAGAATCAACAGGAAAACATAACATTGTACCTTGCATTTCCCCCAATACTACTTCATCCCCTTGGtcgggaggcggtggaggaggcagCTCCTCATGCGCATTCGCCGATGCATGCCCAGGCTGGGAAGGCACGACGGTCGCCGCCGCCTCTCGGACGAGGGCGGCCGGCTTGGGTTCGGCCAGCGGGTTGAAGAGCAGGTAATGGAGGAGCGCGAGAGGGAGGAGCGCGTAGAGGGCGTAGGTGAGGAATTGCTTCTTGGGGAGGGAGAAGTGGGTGGTCTGGTGGTGGTGGGGCTGCGGGAAATTGGTGACCATGGCTGCGTGCTTGCTCAAGAAGAGGAAACCATGGCAATGGAGGACCGGGGCAGGAGTCAAGAAGGGGATCGACAATGGAGGACAAAGAGATGCAGGCGAGGGGAATGTTTTCCTTTTctcctttattttatttttctttatcgaAAGACGAGGGTACGCGTATTTTTAAATTGGCCACTGTCACTCTCACTCACTCGACTTTCTTAAATTGGTTCTAGTTGGATCCAACACATGGCACGCTCGCCGTGTTTTGCTGCGGGCTATGCTCCCACGAGACCAGCCCGGCGTGCAGGGTTTCTGCCGGCCGCCGATGTTGAGGCCACACATTGCCACGTTACATGTTAGACATGGTACACATTTTTAGTCCAGTGTTTCATTATTTGTCTCACTTGTGATGTGGTTTCCTTCGTTACAAAAGTTGTCAAGTGCCACAAATGTGACACAAACAATGCTCCGTAGATACAAATCAACCAAACATGCCATGTATTCACCTCGGAGAAAACACACTAACACCCACCATAATACACACACACCATTCCACATCCCAATACCACAATATGCAACATTTAAGTGATAATTCACCTAGTCTAGGCTACAACATCATGATTTGTCGATAAAATGACTCTTGCATTCTAGATTTTAACAACGTTCACTATTCAGCTATGGAATTCTCTCTACCAGATTTTTCTTTCCATGTACAAAAAAATAAATGGAAAAGTCGCCTAAGTGGAAACATGATTAGTATGTGGTTCTAATACACGCTAAATTATATTATCTAAAAAGAAATCAGGCAAGGTGCTCAAGAGACTAACTGCACATTCAACACTATCTCTCAAAGTAAACTATTAAGCAAGCTCAGAGAACATAACTTCCATAGACGAATCATTTTGCATTGTTAAACCATGCCACCATGCATCCTTCCTTGCTGCATCTCGGAAGTTATCCATGCCATGGGGTCTATGATACCAATCCCCACACAATAAAGTCATGGTTCTCATCATGTGGATTATCTTTTCCAGTGTGTACATTTTCCTCATCAAAACCCACGAAGTGGTTCCATCATTTACAAAGTATAATTTAGCGAATAAATAAATTAGTTGTTGATGGTAACCACCCCATTTCGCTCGCAATTGCCAAGAACCTCAACCAGCGTGTAAAGCCGTACGAACTTGGACGTCACATGGAGAAGTGCCACACATGACTCAATACAAAAGAAAAGTTGCTACACCCGAGGTTGTCGTGACATAATGCATCAACCACCAATCCTGTGAGCCATGCAAGCGGTGACATGCATCTGATTTCTGTGAACGATGTAATGTTGTGTCTAAGGCCACCACCTTGAATCCTG
It includes:
- the LOC127317513 gene encoding xyloglucan O-acetyltransferase 2-like → MVTNFPQPHHHQTTHFSLPKKQFLTYALYALLPLALLHYLLFNPLAEPKPAALVREAAATVVPSQPGHASANAHEELPPPPPPDQGDEVVLGEMQAGEVSATASPPPCDYSEGEWVPDARAPLYNGTSCGTIKDGQNCMAHGRPDTGYLHWRWRPRGCDLPAFSPEAFLRWLRNRHLAFVGDSLARNQGESLLCLLASRSRPDLVYRDGEENKFRRWVFRDHNATVSIFWSPLLVKVAEKAERAGVRHNNVFLDAFDERWMSQLGALDAVVLSVGHWFLIPGIYHDGGEVVGCHDCADLNRTETAFFGVFKEIVHRTLAEVARRHGNDRKVVAFTTFSPAHFEGDWDKAGACPKKEPYKDGEKELGYTEMEMRKTVVEAVAAAASSAGALRFAALDVTKLANLRPDGHPGPYMRNDPFAGGMDARVQNDCVHWCMPGPIDTFNQILLQTISG